One window of Haemorhous mexicanus isolate bHaeMex1 chromosome 16, bHaeMex1.pri, whole genome shotgun sequence genomic DNA carries:
- the LOC132334950 gene encoding serine/threonine-protein kinase pim-1-like yields the protein MDGKDGDTLQQGPGGTARWPAHATSRKAPLGGVAPCPPLPGPPWFRLRRALSVLAVAPLPRPRPRPRKKPLPRFRPLPPRCRPAPAPWPTASPAASPLRAPPLASSAAGPEPPQPGPAGQASARRAGGGPEQKSGSAVLPARAEKPPLEQLYREGSLLGSGGFGSVYSGTRLADGAPVAIKRVSRDRISEWARLQNGALVPLELALMWMVSRPGFRGVVQLLDWFEVPEGFALVMERPERCQDLWYFLHERRFLTEPMARGLFRQVLEAVRHCSSRGVLHRDIKAENVLVDLATGETKLIDFGCSTILQDTFYTQMSGTPEYSPPEWILFGCYHGQPATIWSLGILLYELVCGHLPFHTKEDIVRGQLCFPARVSQECQHLIRWCLCMDPTDRPSLEDVFEHSRLQEPCLA from the exons ATGGACGGCAAGGACGGGGACACgctgcagcagggcccaggaGGGACAGCGAGATG GCCGGCTCATGCCACGTCCCGCAAGGCGCCCCTCGGCGGGGTCGCCCCGTGCCCGCCCCTGCCCGGCCCGCCGTGGTTCCGCCTCCGCCGGGCTCTCTCCGTACTTGCTGTGGCGCCGCTG CCGCGGCCGAGGCCCCGGCCCCGAAAGAAGCCCCTGCCGCGGTTCCGCCCGCTGCCGCCCCGCTGCCGCCCGGCTCCCGCCCCGTGGCCCACAGCGTCGCCGGCAGCTTCCCCGCTCCGAGCTCCGCCTCTCGCCAGCtcggccgccggccccgagccgccgcAGCCCGGGCCGGCTGGGCAAGCATCAGCGCGCAGGGCGGGCGGGGGCCCCGAGCAGAAGAGCGGGAGCGCGGTGCTGCCCGCACGGGCGGAGAAGCCTCCCCTAGAGCAGCTCTACAGGGAGGGCTCGCTGCTGGGcagcggcggcttcggcagcgtTTACTCCGGGACCCGGCTCGCCGACGGCGCCCCG GTGGCCATCAAGCGAGTGTCCCGGGACCGCATCTCGGAGTGGGCGCggctg CAGAACGGCGCCCTTGTGCCTCTGGAGTTGGCACTGATGTGGATGGTGTCGCGGCCTGGCTTCCGCGGCGTCGTGCAGCTCTTGGACTGGTTCGAGGTGCCCGAGGGCTTCGCGCTGGTCATGGAGCGTCCGGAGCGCTGTCAGGATCTCTGGTACTTCCTGCACGAGCGGCGCTTCCTGACGGAGCCCATGGCGCGGGGGCTGTTCCggcaggtgctggaggccgtgcggcactgcaGCAGCCGCGGCGTCCTGCACCGCGACATCAAGGCCGAGAACGTCCTCGTCGACCTGGCCACGGGCGAGACGAAGCTCATCGACTTCGGATGCAGCACGATCCTCCAGGACACGTTCTACACCCAGATGTCAG GAACGCCGGAGTACAGCCCACCGGAGTGGATCCTCTTTGGCTGCTACCATGGCCAGCCAGCCACCATCTGGTCCTTGGGCATCCTGCTCTATGAGCTGGTCTGTGGGCACCTTCCTTtccacaccaaggaggacatcGTCCggggccagctctgcttccccgcCCGGGTGTCTCAAG AGTGCCAGCACCTCATCAGGTGGTGTTTATGCATGGACCCCACAGACAGACCATCCCTGGAGGACGTTTTTGAGCATTCTcggctgcaggagccctgcctggcctAG